ATACACCCCAGTCTTTATATTTATATGCTCTCGCCTGGTTGATCGCCTGCACTTCTGCACCATGTACAGATAGGAACAAAGCCGGTGCTTTCCCCGTCGGGTTCAGTTGTGGAGATACCGCATAATATTGAACACTACCATCAATTCCACTTACGAATGTGCTGCTATAATGTTCGCTTGCACTCACGGTCTTCAATGCCATGTTTTTACTGTCAATCACTTTATTCTGACTGCTCAGCGTCAGTGCCACACTGTTATTATCATTACCCGCAGCAGAAGCATCCATCATAAATCCTACTTTACGTGTGGCCAGTGGGGCGATTTCAGGCAGGGTAGTGGTGAGGGTCTTGCCCTGTATTGTCGCCTTTATCTGTAGGCCTTTCAGTGCTTTGTCCGACGTGTTGATCACCACAACTGCACCCCACAAACCACTATTATCTTTACCCTTCACCACAAACGGCATCGTAGAATCGGCCACACTGATATACACAGGTTGTTTTGGGAAAGTGAGCTGTGCACGCATTCCCTGACGCCCCCAGCCACGGCTGGTACGAATGTAGAACTCATTTACCCCCTGCTTTAACTGCACGGGTGTAAACATCCATCCATAGCGGTACATATCACCCGCATGTGGCACACCATTCACATACACCATCTGGTGGCCGGTGATGTTTAAAATCGCTGTCTGTGCTTTCGGAGAATTGTACTTTACATAGATATATCCATTTGTCAGCGCCTTTCCGGAAAAGGCGCCATCCTCACCGGCAGTCACTGTCTGCCATTTCTCTCCATCAAATGACTGACTGCCATTCGTTGGTGCCTGCAGGGGGCCATTGCTCATGGCGTATGCCAATTGATCCGTAAACAAAGCCGTTCTGCCATACTGATGACAGGCGCCACTCCTAAATCCCTCCTTAAATACATAACCATCCTGTGCAAAGAGGGAGTTCCCTGCCAATATTGCCAGGGCTAAAAATAATCGCCGCATAAAATTGATTTATGCAAACAAAATAGAAAGTGGAGGGAAGAAATGCACGTAGTATTTTGCCCGATATGGGTGTAATTTGAAGAGCGGTAATATTGGGGCGTTATGTGGGCGATACAAGGGTAAGATGTGGCGCCGAAAGGGAGTTATGCAGGCGCTACAAAGGGAATATGCGGCGTCCCTAAAGTAATTTGCTGGTGCCTGAAATGTATAATGCAGCGCCGCAAATGTATTATCCGGCACTGCAAAAGTATTATGCCGGTACCAATACGTGCAGTGCTTTTGCCATTATCTCCGCTTTCACAGAACTGGTCTTCCCTAAATATTCCCCATCCACCTGAAAATGCGCTTTTCTACGCGTCATAATCGTCACCTGGTCTGCCTGTATCACCTCCGTCTTCTTCGGATCAAAAGGCTTAAATCTTCTGATCATCTTAAATAACTCCCACAAAGAAAGTCTCCTGATGATCACCACCTCAAACAACCCATCGCTGAGATTGCCATCCGGATTTATATTCACCCCTGTTCCATACCTTCTCGCATTTGCCAGCACAATCATAAAGGCCACCCTCGACAGGTGTACCTCTGCATTCCTGATTTGTACCTGCAAAGACTGCTTTTGCCATAAGGTCTTAATCGAAGACAGCGCATAGCCCAGTTTGCCACGAATACCTCTCTGTTCAAAGTTCTTTACCAGCAGGGCATTTAGCCCTAAATCTCCCAGGTGTATACAGATCTCCTGTTGATTGATGCGGATCACATCAATGACCTGTACCTTTCCTTCCAATACCACCACCATCGCCTTTTCGAACTCCGTGGGTATAGACAGTTCCGCAGCCATGCCATTGGCAGAGCCGGCAGGAATGATACCCATAGGGATCTGTGTATGTAATAAATGCGAGGCTACTGCTTTCACTGTACCATCACCACCCACAGCCACTACACGATCCGGATGCCAGTATTGAATTGTTTTTTTCAGCTCCTGCTCCGATGCAGGGCCGTCTAATATGCATATTTCAATCGTTTCTGCCCGTTCGTTAAAAAAATTCCTTATCAATGTAGCATGATCGGCCTTCTTTTTGCCGCCCGAAACAGGATTGATCACAAAGAGTAGCCGCATAGGTTGCCATTTATATGCTATCATTACAAAATCAGCGCCTGAATGACAGTATGGAATAAAATTCTACATAGGCTCGGTATGGAGACACGTCCTCATATCAGGGTATACAATGGATTTGGAGGGGCAGAATACCTCGAAATATTCGGTCATGTACTTGGCATTGGTCCGAGGCCTGTTACACGCTACAGCCGGTTCTTTCCGGTCAATATGTTTGCGTTGTTACGCCTCTTCTGGGTAAGGCCTGTGGCAGGCATCAAAGTCATGCTGGAATGGGAAGGGGTAGCAGTCACGGCCATAACGGAGAAAGATGGGTTCTTCCATCTACAATGGCGGCCTGCCCGCATGCCGGAAGCAGGAATATACAATGTACAGGTAAGGATGGTAGATGTAGTGGATTCTCCTGTTTCGGAGACCACCGGTGTAGTTATTATTCCACATTACACACAGTTTGGCTGCATCTCTGATATCGACGATACTTTCCTGGTTTCCCACTCTGCAAAGATTGTGAAGCGCCTGCAGGTATTGTTTACCCGCAATGCCCGTACCCGCAAACCTTTTGAAGGAGTGGTACGACATTACCAGTTACTAAGCCATGCCACCAATCCTTTCTTTTATGTATCCAGTAGTGAATGGAACCTGTATGCATATATAAGAGAATTCATCCGCTTTAATGGTTTACCAGGTGGTGTATTTTTATTAAACCAGTTAAAACCTCTCCGGCAATTATTAAAGAGCGGACAAAACAAACACAAAACAAAGTTCACCCGCATCACCCGTATCCTCAAGCATTATCCTGATATGAGATTCGTTTTACTCGGCGACGATACGCAGGAAGATCCCAATATTTACAAAGCACTGGTAGATCACTTTGGTACACAGATCATTGCTGTATACCTGCGCAAAGTGCGGAACAGCAAAGCCATTGCTACCCGCGAAATCGTGCAGGCCATGCAGGACAAGGGGATCGCTGTATGTTATTTCGAACACAGTGAAGAAGGTATAGACCATTCCAAGCGCATTGGATTAATATAAGGTATTGATTTTAGGCATATTAATTGTGCGTAAGGCATCGTTTTATGAGAAGGATAATCATCACAATATTCACTATATTTTTATGCGGAACTGCTTTTGCACAGTTTAGCGATTCGGTACACTACTATGGGAAGTTTGCTTCTACGGGTTCTATCAACAAGACCAACGAAGGCAATTCTTACCTGTTGAGCAACATGTTCAAGGTCGGTGTGAGCAGGAAAAAGATTGTAATGAACGGGTTTGGCAGCTGGGTGTATGGAGAGTCGAACCGTGAACTCACGAACAATGATTTCTCTACATCGCTTGACTTCAGTCTCTTTCGTGCGGTGAAACAAATTTATTACTGGGGACTTGCGAACTATGATAAAAGTTTCTCGTTGAAAATAAACGATCGTTTTCAGTCGGGTGCGGGTATAGCCTATAATTTCCTTGACAGGAAAACCGCTTATCTCTCATTAAGTGATGGTTTCATATGGGAAAAGGGGGATCTCTTTATAGACGATACATTGCATGATGTATACGATGCCGTACGCAACTCAGTTCGTATATCTTACAAATTTGTTTTTGCCAATATGATCACGATAGATGGGACACAGTTTTTTCAGCCAGATATTACTGATATAAGTGATTATAACCTGAAATCGGTGAATAATATAGCCTTTGCTTTGCGAAAGTGGATAGCGATCACTGCGTCGATGACATATAATAAGGTAACGCGAACGGGAAGGGAGAACTTAATATTTACATATGGGTTAACGCTGGAGAAATATTTCTGAGGTTCCAGCTGTTAGAGAGAGACTTTGAGATACCAGCTGTTAAAAAGATATTTCTGAGGTTCCAGCTGTTAGAAAGAGGCTTTGAGATACCAGCTGTTAAAAAGATATTTCAGAGGTTCCAGCTGTTAGAAAGACTTTGAGATACCAACTGTTAAAAAGATATTTCAGAGGTTCGCCATGGCGAACCTCTGAAAATAATATTATCTCGCAGCCTGAGGCTTTGGTCTATGTTTCTTAGGAGCATTTACACTACCCTGCCTGTTTCTGTGGAAACCGCCACCACCACCTTGTGGCTTCTTTGGTCTGTTTTGCTGAATGGGTGCTTTCACAGCCTGCATCCCTACTAACGGATCATGAAAAGGTTGATCCGTTACTAAAGGGATCTCTCTGTTGATCAGTTTCAGGATATCTTTCAGGAATGGTTTTTCTTCTTCTTCACAGAATGAAATCGCGATACCGTTCGCACCTGCACGACCGGTACGGCCAATGCGGTGTACATAGGTTTCAGGTACATTCGGCAATTCAAAGTTTACCACATGCGTGAGGTCGTCGATATCAATCCCCCTGGCAGCGATGTCGGTAGCCACCAGTACACGGGTCTGACGGTTCTTGAAATTACTCAATGCACGTTGTCTCGCATTCTGTGATTTATTACCATGGATAGCTTCAGCAGTCACACCTAATCTAACGAGGTCTTTCACCACTCTGTCCGCGCCATGTTTTGTACGGGCAAATACGAGCAGTGTTTTGATCGCATCATCTTTCAGGATGTGTTGGAGCAGGTGGCGTTTATCCTGTTTCTTTACATAATATAAAGATTGTGTGATAGTTTCAGCAGTAGAAGATACGGGTGTTACTTCTACTTTCGCAGGATTTTTCAGGATCATGGCGGCCAGTTTCTGAATTTCCGGCGGCATAGTTGCAGAGAAGAACAAAGTCTGTCTGTTCTCAGGCAATTTGATGATCACGCGTTGTACATCGTGTACAAATCCCATATCGAGCATACGGTCAGCTTCATCCAGCACGAAGAACTTAACATCTCTGAGTGTGACAATATTCTGACTAATCAGGTCAAGCAGACGACCAGGGGTCGCTACTAAAATATCTATGCCTCTGCGTAGTGCATCTACCTGTGGTACCTGTGATACGCCACCAAAGATCACCTGATGTTTCAGGGGAAGGTATTTACCATAAGCCTGCAGGCTTTCCTGGATCTGTATCGCGAGTTCGCGGGTAGGAGTGAGGATTAAAGCGCGGATGGGTCTTGGGCCTTTTTGTACAGCGGGCGTCGTTTCTGACAGCAGCTGTAACAATGGAATGGCAAAAGCGGCTGTTTTACCGGTACCGGTCTGGGCACAACCCAACAGATCTCTTTTGTCCAATACATATGGAATGGATTGTTGCTGTATAGGAGTTGGCTCAGAGTATCCTTCTTCTTTCAACGCCTTCAGCACGGGCTCAATGAGCCTTAATTGTTCGAATGACAAAATCTTATATTTTTAATGATAAATGTTTTGGTAAGGCTATCATTGCAGTTGATACGTTACCCGCCTTACTCGCAAACCTATAGAGGAAGAGAATAAAAGTAATGCAAAGGTACGGTAAATTATTTAAATGCTTGTCAGGTCTTAATTTAAATATCCCTTAGCGCAGATATTTTATGATTTCTTTTGGTTTTCCTGGGCAGCATTCTTATTGAAACATGCGCTTCTCAGATTAGTTTTTCCATGATTTTGTTACTGTTTCTTTTACTTCTTATCCTGATTTTACCATCATTCTTCTACCGCTTCTTTTTCTTCTTATCCCAGTTTTTACATGATTAGACTCCTGTTTCTTTTACTTCTTATCCTGTTTTTACCATCATTTTTCTACCGCTTCTTTCTTTTCTTATCCCAGTTTTTACATGATTTGACTACTGTTTCTTTTCCTTCTTATCCTGTTTTTACCATCATTCTTCTACCGCTTCTTTTTCTTCTTATCCCAGTTTTTCCATCATTCTCTCCGGGTTTTCTACCACTACAAATCCCGCCTTTTCATACAAGCTGTGTGCATCTTTCGTCACCAATCCCCATCTTTTCAGTGTCTGTAATTCCGGGTGAGACATAACCGCTTGCAGCAGCATCTTACCTAGACCGTGTCCTCTATGTGTTTCTGTGATAAACACATCCATCAGCCAGCCGAAAATAGTATAATCAGTTACAACCCTGGCAAAACCCACTTGTTTGCCGGAACCGGTGTATACACCAAAGCAAAGAGAATTGTCAACAGATCGTTGTATGGCATCAATGGTACGATCTTTGGCCCAATAGGAACGTTTACTTAAAAATTCATGGATCATAGGGAGATCCAGTTGCGATTTGTCAGTAGATACAAAGAAAGGGTTATCCATACGGCAAATGTAACATGTTTGGAGATAAGTATATATCTTGCAATTATGAATAAGGAACCTCAGGTATTGATAGAACAACCGAATGGAAGGCATACCATGTATGCATCGGTAGAGCAGGATGATCGTACAGCTTATTTGTACCTGTTCCCTGCGGAATTACAGAGTAAAAAGTATAAGATGCGTGCCTGCTGGCTACGCAATTTGTTGCCCGCGCCGGAAGTAAAGGACGTGGCAGCAATGCACAATGGTACAGCGCCGATGTTACAGCGCAAGTACTGTAACCACCCGGATGGTAAGGAACCGTTGAAAGCAGAATTGTTAGAGATTGTATGGTTGCCTGAAGATGACGGTGCGGCCGTATTATATGAGGGTGAAATACTCGGTGTGATTCCCGGATGGAGCCTGTATGTAGATGAAGCAGTATCTTATGCTGCGGATTGTATAGGTGTGGAAGGTGAAGATTTCCTGGTATTGCCGTTAGGTGATCCGGGTACGAATCAGCAGTTTGCCCGTGTAGGAGAGGCGGTGGCATTCCGTAATCAGTGGAGTAGTGTGGAGGCTCCCGCATGGCCGGTGATACAGGAGAATTTTATTAATAGCTATGAGCAGCGGTTTGGAAAGATGCTGCAATACTTTGCGATAGATAACAATGAATGGCCACCAATGGCGATGGGGAAATTTGAAAAGGATAATATTGTATATTTTTTAACCATGGGAGCGAGTATTCGTCCTATGCCATGGGTGTCTTATCTGTACAACGATACTTCCGAAGCTTACCGCAGGATGGAGCTGGCGCTGGCAGTAGACAAGAATGAATTCTCTGAAGAAGAGATCATGAAGATGGCGGAGAGCATTGCAACTATGGCCGATATTCCATGGAGGCATATTAGCTGGTTGGGAGAGGGGCATACGATTGGTTCTTCCAAATTGCCGGAGCCTTATGAGAGTATGGTGTTGTCATCAGCATTGTATAATGGCGAAGCGATAGAACTGCCGGAGATGTATGGAGATAAGGTGAATCTGTTCTGGGCGAGTCCGGTTACGCAGAAGGAGCGGGAGTTTGCGCATAGAAAGGCGAATGGCGGGTATGAGTTGCTGGAGTTGATGATACAGAAGGATGCGACGCATGTGGTGAAGAAGAGAAAAGCAGTATTGTAAAATTATATTGAGCCGGCTCTTTTTTGAGAGCCGGCTTTTATTTTAGGGATAGCCTGTTATTGCTGGAAGTATCAGGAAAACGCACTCATCTTTTATTGAGCTGACACGGCAATCATCACCCCAAAATCTCCTCCTACATCTTCCTTTCTATTCCCCTTTAAATACATCTTAGAAATCACCCCATCTAAATATAACGCATTCTTACACTCAAACTTCTCCTTAAAGATGCTGGCAAATTCATAAAAATTCGTCTGGTTACTCTTCGAAATAATAAACACCACTTTCCCATCTGGCATAATCCCAACACCACTTCTCAGGTTTACATTTTCTGATCCCTGCTTAAACAGCGGATGAATATTTCCATCAATCACCAGCATCGGTCCTGACTGTGTCGCATAGCTGATATCCTTGTTTTTAAAGGAAGATGTAGTCGATACATGCGCACCTTCTTTATCTGTATAAAATACCCCATTCGGTAACAGGTAAAAATTACCCGGTTTGTTCTGTGCGGTATCCAATGGCCGGATCGTCTTCCCATTTTCTATATACAATCCTACGGGTACATTCCCGGGTTGGAACATCCCTCCGTTGGTGATCATTAAAATATCTTTTCCTGATGCCTGCTTCACGGCAGCAATATTTTTATAAGGGATGCCCTTATCATCCAGCCAATGCATACGAATCACCTCCTTTGTAGGATCTACAATGATCGCATCATATTCCTGCTGGTGCCAGGTAAAACTCAACTCCTGGGAAAATAAAATGAAAAAAGCAGTTAACAATATTTTCATAGATATAAAGTTATACTTTTAAACAAAGCAAACCCGACTTCAAAGAGGGCTATAAAAAATTATCAAATGGTTTTTATCCAGTATAATTGTTTGACCTGAAGATGAAAATTAGATATCTGCCTGGATGAATTTTATGCCATAAATCCCGTAAATTCAAAGTGGTTCTTCAACCTGAAAAAATATGCCTGAACAACCCTCCATATTTGACGACTCTTTCGAAACGGGCTTAAAACAACGCCGCCGTGCCCTGATGCCACTGTTCCTCAAGATCTATCTTGTCACCTTCGCACTATTCTGTGTTTATCAGGTTGTCGCCAGGTGTTACTTTATTTATAAGTATTCCTATTTCTACCGTCAAACCGGGCTGCTGGGTCTCAGTGAAATAAGTTTTTTCCTGATGATCCTTCGAAGCGTGCTGGGTGTTATTGTCATGATAGCTACCATCCTGTCATTATGGATGGAGTGGAAGTGGGCGATCCGGTTCAACTGGGCGGTATTGGTCTATTGGACCCTCATGGGAGTCGTTGATTATGTAACCGGCAATGGTTACGGTATATACCTGGGTGTCATGGCATTGGTACTGGCCCCATATTTTTCCATGCTATACCAGATCCAGCAAAAATGGGAGAGCGAAGCCGTCTCCGGGCGTGAATTAAAACAAGCAAAATGAAAATGGGTTGTACTGTTAACTTTAAAAAGGAATCCCTGAAAATCCCCAATTACCTTGAATTCTTTCACACATTTGTTCCTTTCTCCCCCGAAAGATTATCAACCGATGAAGGAGAGGAACGTACCCTCACCGGCGAAGCCATCGAAAGCGCACGTGCAATACAATGGGCATGGCGAAACTGGCTGGATTTTGATGGATTGGTGAAAAAGTTTAGCATCCATAACCCATGAATTTCACATATTTTGATAACCGTAATTATTATATTGCATCTTATCCCTATAAGATCAGCAGAACATAATGAAACATCTTTTTATCCTTTGTCTATATTTTCACAGTGTTTTTAATGTATGTGCACAGCAAAAGAAAATTAACCTTTGTGCTTCAACCCGGTTCTACGTTGTAGCGAAAGAATTTCGAATACCCAATGCGGCTTGTACTGTAAATAATAAAAATTTAAATGCGCTGAAAGAGCAGATCCGAAAGAAATTTGAAATCAATGGGACATTTGTGAGCATGAATGCATTTTTGATAGAAGGGAATACGTATGCAGAAGCGCTTTATAAAAGTAAGAAATGTGATACACTGGCTATATTGTATCTTTTTGACAAAAAGAAAAGGTTATTTTACTCAGACCCTTACAGGTTACAGGACGGCGTGTTCGATTTCCGATGGGAAAAATCCCAGGGTAATATTTCCCTGTATCGGAGAATAAAGAAGGACAACAAGGGGCGTGTTACAGCAAAGTTTCAATATGATGAGCATCAGAAAATGATTCATCGGTCTGTAGAAGATGGTCATAGCAAATGGGGAAGTGTTGTAAAGACCAGGCGGATAAAGAAAACCATTTCTCTTTGTGATATAATGGCGCTGCCAGGAACAACAAAACTTGTTGATATTCCCAAAACCAAGTCCACCATTCAGAATAAAAATATAAGTACGATAAAATCAGATATTACGGCTGGATGTAGCATTGATGGTACGATGATCAGGATAAAGGCCTTTTCAGCATACGATAATACTTTTGCGGAAGTCTTGTATAAAACTAAAAAATGTGATACAGTAGCGTTATTATTTCACTGGGAAAAAGGGGAGGGGTGCACTGCATCCAGGCCGTACAAAATATTTGAAGGGGTGGCTGATTTTAGAATGAGTAAGAGTAATGGACGAATTAATTTATATAGAAAGGTGGGATTAAAGGGAAAGAAGCACACTGCAAGCTTTGCCTACGATATGAAAAAGGATATAATTGATAGCTATTTATATAATGGAGTCAATAAATGGTAGAACTCAGAGCGGTCTTTAATAAATGGAAAGTCTGTTAACTGGATAATTAATGGACAGTACATGAATGCTGATTGTTGGTTTTTTATGCGCAAGCGAACTATCTTTGCTCCATTCCCTAAGAAAATGAAATATAGTAGCCGCCACCATCCTTTAAGAGATTCGGCTTCAATAATCATAGACCCGGCGATAGCCATCAAAATCTAAACCCAGACCTTTGCCATATCAAAATCGCCCATCATGAAACATGTATTGATCACCGGCGCCAACAAAGGCATCATGTATTTCATCGCTCCCGGTCAGGTCTTCAATATCGAAGTCCCAACTGAAAAGCAGCCTAATAAATCCGGATAGATGCTACTTATTCACCCGGATTTCTTTTGGAATACTGCTCTGGCAAAGAATATCAAACAATACGAATATTTCGGTTATGCTGCGCACGAAGCGCTCTTCTTATCTGATAAAGAAGAAACAACTATCATAAACATCATTCATAATATCCGGCAGGAATATCATGCTAACATCGATAAATTCACCCAGCAAATCATCGTATCTCACATCGGGACACTCCTGAATTATGCGGATAGGTTTTACAATCGTCAATTCATCACGAGAAAAATCACCAACCACCAGATCCTCGATAAATTAGAGCAATTGCTCAATACCTGTTTTCAAAGTGAAAAACTATTAGCTAATGGTATCCCCACTGTACAATTAATTTCCGAAAATTTAAACATCTCTCCCAACTACCTGAGTAGCCTGCTTAAAAACCTTACTGGCCAAAGTACCCAGCAACATATACAAAACAAACTGATTGAAGTAGCCAAACAAAAGCTCTCTACCACCAGTTTATCTGTAAATGAAGTCGCTTATGAATTAGGATTTGAACATCCTCAATCCTTCAGAAAGTTTTTTAAATCCAAGACGAATATGTCTCCGTTGGAATTTAGGGAATCCTTTAATTAGTAATCTGGAATCCCGGTGAAAAATTTTGTAATCTGGTTTTATTATCTAATTTTCCCTTCAGCATTCTGTTTAACCTTATCTGTCAGCGAACGACCCATAGCAATTTTTTAATTCAAACAATTACCTATGTCATGATGTTGCCATCGAGAAAGCATTAACACCCGTTTTATTTAAAAATCCCTAAATATTCGCATTCACAATCCAATGCGCTGGTTTGATATGCCTATCAACGTTTATGTAAGGAACTCCATTTATTGCCCAACCATAAGCAATATGGCCCATACGAAAAAACAAATAGGTTGGTCTGCATGACCAGATATTCCGATAACCAGCAGACTTCCTGTTGCTTTGTAAAGCATTATAGGCTGAATCGTGTATTTGAATATACAGTAAGTTTCAGCTGTACAAAAGGTTTGACTATTCGCTTAATTGATATTCTCTTCTATTGTAATAAACAATTTTAAAGGCTTATTTAACCTGGGACAATAATAACTTCATTTTTAATCCAAATTACATGCGATCACTATTATTAATTTTATCCCTTTGTCTTGTTAATGTATTTGCGAAAGCGCAAATGTATGACTGTTTGAATTATTCGGCAGTTGCTATTCCCAAAAATGGAGTGAAAATAATGACGAATCTGCCGAGTGCCGGTGCCAATATGATGCCCACTTTATTCATCCAGGGATTTGGGTTCGGCAATGCAGCTACTATTAATATTCAGCTGACCTTTTATTTCAACAGTAACACTTTTACATACCCTAAAGCCTCTAACAGTGGTACTTATAGTCCGCCTATCACGTTGGCACAGGAGAATGGTAAAGTGGTTATTTTTATTGATTCAAAAATTAACTACCAACGTTTCCATGTCAGTGCCTGGGGGTCTGGACTTGCATCTGAAACTGCTGCCAACTTCGCTGGCTGGACATGGGCAGATACAACATTATTTAGTGAGGCAACCAGTATTAAAACCGTTCCTTATGTTAATAAATTCGATGGAACGGTGTATCTTCCTGATAGTATAACAGCTCTTCCCGAAGGAAAATTTGGGATCAGTACATTAACTCCCCGGGCCCCATTGGATGTCAGTACTACAATCGCAGATACTATTACAGCAGTTCTTTCCAGGTTACCTGAAGGACATTACTACGGCCGGGGGACAATGTTAGGTGTGCATGCTGTAAACTCTACACCTCATTATAGTTCTTCTTTTGCGATTGAACATTATTTTTATGGGTATAAAAACAGTGCTATTAACTTTTGCAGAGGAAATTCCGTACAGGGTGGTTTTATGACATTCAGTACGAACGATGGAACCGAGAAAATGCGGCTGGATGCAAGTGGTAATCTGGGAATTGGTACTGGCACTACTACTTTAGGCCAATACAAATTGACAGTAGAAGGTGCGATTGGTGCCAGAAAATTGCAAGTTACACAGGGAGCATGGGCTGATTTCGTATTTGCTCCTAATTATCAGTTACCCAATTTGTATGAAGTAGACAGGTACATAAAAGAAAATCGCCACCTGCCGGAAATCCCTACCGAAAAAGAGGTAAAGGAAAATGGAGTTGATGTGGGTGAAATGAATATGCTGTTGTTACAGAAGGTGGAGGAACTAACCTTGTATCTGATAGAACAGCAAAAAACAATAGATGAATTGAAAAAATTGATTCAAAGGTAATGTCATTACAATATAATACTTATAATAGTGTGTATGCTTTGCGTGCACACTATTATAAGTAAAACTCTCCACTTCCGGCCCCCACCATCAATCATTAATAAAATTCCTCCCAATAAATTTTGTATTCTCCATTTATTCTCTAATTTTGTCACACAGCATTCCATTTTAACCTTTATCTGTCAGTGAATTACTTAACCCATTTTTTAATCCAAAAAAATATCTATGTCATAATTTTTACCCAATCGAGAACGCATTAATACCCATTCTGATTTAAGAATACCTATATGTTCGTATTCCCAATCACAACTGTTTAAGTAAACAAGTTGAAATTACTATACCTTATATTATTCTTCCTCACGGCAGGGAGCCTGGTAACTTATGCTCAATTACAACGTAGTACCAGTCTGCCCGGAGCTCCAGGTAAAGGACCCATAGTTGCTTTCCCCCGTGGTATTAAACAATCTTCCGGCGAAGTGTCTTATATAATGGCAACTGACACCGGTGGCAATGTTAACCTGATACCCTTATATGGTAATAAACACTATGACACCACCACCCGGTCGCTACCACCCCGCAAGCCTTTCCTGAAGGTGCATGGGAATGTTATGTATGACTATTACTACCAATCCGGCGTTGATAC
This Chitinophaga sancti DNA region includes the following protein-coding sequences:
- a CDS encoding diacylglycerol/lipid kinase family protein — protein: MRLLFVINPVSGGKKKADHATLIRNFFNERAETIEICILDGPASEQELKKTIQYWHPDRVVAVGGDGTVKAVASHLLHTQIPMGIIPAGSANGMAAELSIPTEFEKAMVVVLEGKVQVIDVIRINQQEICIHLGDLGLNALLVKNFEQRGIRGKLGYALSSIKTLWQKQSLQVQIRNAEVHLSRVAFMIVLANARRYGTGVNINPDGNLSDGLFEVVIIRRLSLWELFKMIRRFKPFDPKKTEVIQADQVTIMTRRKAHFQVDGEYLGKTSSVKAEIMAKALHVLVPA
- a CDS encoding App1 family protein yields the protein METRPHIRVYNGFGGAEYLEIFGHVLGIGPRPVTRYSRFFPVNMFALLRLFWVRPVAGIKVMLEWEGVAVTAITEKDGFFHLQWRPARMPEAGIYNVQVRMVDVVDSPVSETTGVVIIPHYTQFGCISDIDDTFLVSHSAKIVKRLQVLFTRNARTRKPFEGVVRHYQLLSHATNPFFYVSSSEWNLYAYIREFIRFNGLPGGVFLLNQLKPLRQLLKSGQNKHKTKFTRITRILKHYPDMRFVLLGDDTQEDPNIYKALVDHFGTQIIAVYLRKVRNSKAIATREIVQAMQDKGIAVCYFEHSEEGIDHSKRIGLI
- a CDS encoding DUF481 domain-containing protein, which codes for MRRIIITIFTIFLCGTAFAQFSDSVHYYGKFASTGSINKTNEGNSYLLSNMFKVGVSRKKIVMNGFGSWVYGESNRELTNNDFSTSLDFSLFRAVKQIYYWGLANYDKSFSLKINDRFQSGAGIAYNFLDRKTAYLSLSDGFIWEKGDLFIDDTLHDVYDAVRNSVRISYKFVFANMITIDGTQFFQPDITDISDYNLKSVNNIAFALRKWIAITASMTYNKVTRTGRENLIFTYGLTLEKYF
- a CDS encoding DEAD/DEAH box helicase, which produces MSFEQLRLIEPVLKALKEEGYSEPTPIQQQSIPYVLDKRDLLGCAQTGTGKTAAFAIPLLQLLSETTPAVQKGPRPIRALILTPTRELAIQIQESLQAYGKYLPLKHQVIFGGVSQVPQVDALRRGIDILVATPGRLLDLISQNIVTLRDVKFFVLDEADRMLDMGFVHDVQRVIIKLPENRQTLFFSATMPPEIQKLAAMILKNPAKVEVTPVSSTAETITQSLYYVKKQDKRHLLQHILKDDAIKTLLVFARTKHGADRVVKDLVRLGVTAEAIHGNKSQNARQRALSNFKNRQTRVLVATDIAARGIDIDDLTHVVNFELPNVPETYVHRIGRTGRAGANGIAISFCEEEEKPFLKDILKLINREIPLVTDQPFHDPLVGMQAVKAPIQQNRPKKPQGGGGGFHRNRQGSVNAPKKHRPKPQAAR
- a CDS encoding GNAT family N-acetyltransferase, giving the protein MDNPFFVSTDKSQLDLPMIHEFLSKRSYWAKDRTIDAIQRSVDNSLCFGVYTGSGKQVGFARVVTDYTIFGWLMDVFITETHRGHGLGKMLLQAVMSHPELQTLKRWGLVTKDAHSLYEKAGFVVVENPERMMEKLG
- a CDS encoding suppressor of fused domain protein, coding for MNKEPQVLIEQPNGRHTMYASVEQDDRTAYLYLFPAELQSKKYKMRACWLRNLLPAPEVKDVAAMHNGTAPMLQRKYCNHPDGKEPLKAELLEIVWLPEDDGAAVLYEGEILGVIPGWSLYVDEAVSYAADCIGVEGEDFLVLPLGDPGTNQQFARVGEAVAFRNQWSSVEAPAWPVIQENFINSYEQRFGKMLQYFAIDNNEWPPMAMGKFEKDNIVYFLTMGASIRPMPWVSYLYNDTSEAYRRMELALAVDKNEFSEEEIMKMAESIATMADIPWRHISWLGEGHTIGSSKLPEPYESMVLSSALYNGEAIELPEMYGDKVNLFWASPVTQKEREFAHRKANGGYELLELMIQKDATHVVKKRKAVL
- a CDS encoding phosphodiester glycosidase family protein, translating into MKILLTAFFILFSQELSFTWHQQEYDAIIVDPTKEVIRMHWLDDKGIPYKNIAAVKQASGKDILMITNGGMFQPGNVPVGLYIENGKTIRPLDTAQNKPGNFYLLPNGVFYTDKEGAHVSTTSSFKNKDISYATQSGPMLVIDGNIHPLFKQGSENVNLRSGVGIMPDGKVVFIISKSNQTNFYEFASIFKEKFECKNALYLDGVISKMYLKGNRKEDVGGDFGVMIAVSAQ